A segment of the Leclercia adecarboxylata genome:
GTTGCGCAAGGCAGGCGGTGCGCCAGGCCTCAAGGCGCTGGTCGCGCGTCTCGCCGCTCACCAGTCGATGGCCGAGCGCAAGCGCGGCCTCCGGCCCCTGGCGTTTATAACAGGTGCCCACGGCGGCGCGTTCGTCGTCGTTCATTAACGGCAGATTGATCGCCGCAGGCATAGCGCCCTGGGCAAATTCCACGGGCGCGCGCACGTCGATTATCGGCGTGTCGGCGGCAAGTATGGCGCGGTAGTCCGTCCCATCGTTCATAAGGATCCCTCAAAACAGCGATGGGCAGGATTTTACGCCGGGGAAGGGGAAGGTCAACTCCCCGGCGGTAGGACTTAACTCAGCGTTGCCTGCGCCCAGGCGATGCCGCTGGCGTACTCCGGCGGTAACAGGGGCACAATGGCTTCGAGCGTGGCGCTCAGGCGGGGGATATCGCTGTCATTCAGGTTCAGGTGGCCGACCTTGCGCCCCGGACGAACCTCTTTGTCATACCAGTGCAGATGCACCAGCGGCAGTTTCAGCCAGTCGTAGTTCAGATCGGTGCCGATCAGGTTGATCATCACCGACGGGCTGTTGACTACCGGCTGCGGCAGCGGCAACCCGGTAATGGCGCGCAGGTGCAGCTCAAACTGGCTGATGGAGGCGCCGTTCTGCGTCCAGTGGCCGCTGTTGTGCACGCGCGGTGCCAGCTCGTTGATCAGCAGGCCGTCCGGCGTAACAAAGCACTCCATCGCCATCACGCCGACATAGCCCAGCTCCTGCATGATGGCAGAGAGCATGCTTTCAGCCTGCGCCTGCTGGGCCGCATTGGCCTGCGGGAAGACCACGCTGGTGCGCAGAATGCCGTCCTGATGCAGGTTGTGGGTCAGGGGATAAAAGACGGTACTGCCGTCGTGGGCGCGGGCACCTACCAGCGACACTTCGCCGCTGAAGTTAATGCCCCGCTCAACGATGCATTCGCCGTAGCACTCGTCCGGCAGCTGGTCGGTTTCACCGGCGCGCAGACGCCACTGGCCGCGTCCGTCATAGCCGCCAACGCGACGCTTGACGATCGCCAGCTCGCCCAGGGTGGCAAATACGCCTGGCCACTGGCCTTTTTCCGTCAGCAGCTGCCACGGCGCGGTGGCGAGGTGCAGATCGTCGAACAGCTGCTTTTGCGTCAGACGGTCGGCAATAATGGGGAACACATCGCGGTTTACAAACGCATTGTGGCGAGCCAGCTCCCGGGTCAGGGCAGTTTCCGGCCAGCGCTCAATCTCTGCGGTGATCACGCTCTGCTGAAAGGGCACGGCTTCGGGTTCATCATCCAGCCCGACCGGCCAGACGCTGATCCCGAGCGGTTCACCGGCCTGACGCAGCATGCGGCCTAACTGACCGTTACCGAGAACGCAAACCTGCTTCATGCCGCACCTCGCGGGTCCGGGTTCTCCAGCACCTCGTCGGTCTGGGCGGTACGCCACGCGACCAGGCGCTGATGCAGTGCTTTATCGTGAGTTGCGAGGATCTGTGCGGCCAGCAGGGCGGCATTAGCGGCACCCGCTTTCCCAATCGCCAGCGTTCCCACCGGAATGCCGCGCGGCATTTGCACGATGGAGTAGAGGCTGTCGACGCCGCTCAGGGCAGCGCTTTGTACCGGGACGCCGAGCACCGGCACCAGAGTTTTGGCGGCAATCATGCCGGGCAGATGCGCGGCCCCGCCGGCACCGGCAATAATCACCTGATAGCCGTTCTCTTCCGCGCCTTCGGCGAAGCTGAACAGTTTATCGGGGGTGCGGTGTGCGGAGACCACTTCAACGTGGTGAGGAACATTCAGGATGTCAAAGATTTCGGCGGCAAACTGCATGGTAGCCCAGTCGCTTTTGGACCCCATCACGATGGCGACACGCGCCGGATTATTGCTGGAAGACATGCGGCTAAAAACTCCTGTGAGGCGCTATTCTCGGCTTTTGAGGTGACAAAGAATAGCACGATATACAGGCAAGGAAAACGGTTGCGTGCGCGTAGTTAGCGCTCTTTTGGCTCGTTGCTATCTGATGAAATACGTTGATTATGGGCTTTGGTCGCGCTGGCGAAAAAGGTAAAAGCGAGTACCAGGCCCCAGGGCAGCATGAAAATACTTATGATCAACATATAGGTTTGCACGAAGCGGTCATCATGTTGCCGCGTACACAAAAGGTATATCGCATAAAAATAGAGTAGCCATAATAAAACCGCGAACCACAACACAGTGGGCGAGCCGAAGGAGATAAACGCCACACCGAAAAAGCTGACTACAATCGGGGCGATTACCGCGATAACCATTCCCCAGATAAGAGGCTGATCCCATTTTTGCATGTTCGTTCCCTGAGGTTAATTTTGCTGAAAATTAACCTGGCGGCTAAAGGGAAAGACAGAACTTCTGACGCTGAAAGGGTACTTTCGGAATAGTGCTTGCAGAGGGACTAAAAGGGGAAATGAAGCAGCTCAACGTCTTCTGGCGTGACCTTCACCATCGAACCTTCCCTGTGCCATGCGCCGAGAACCACGCGATAAGCGGCCTTGCCGTTGACGTCTGAGTGATGGACGGCAGGGCGATGGGTATGGCCGTGAATGAGCCACTGTACCTGGTGTTTTTCCATTACGCTGACGACGGCCTGCGGATTCACATCCATGATGGTCAGGGATTTACTGCTGTTGGCGGCTTTGCTGCCGGCGCGCATCTTCGCCGCAATGCGGCTGCGGATAAACAGCGGCAGGGCGAGAAATAGGGTCTGGATCCAGGGGGTGTGCACTTTGGCGCGA
Coding sequences within it:
- the purK gene encoding 5-(carboxyamino)imidazole ribonucleotide synthase; its protein translation is MKQVCVLGNGQLGRMLRQAGEPLGISVWPVGLDDEPEAVPFQQSVITAEIERWPETALTRELARHNAFVNRDVFPIIADRLTQKQLFDDLHLATAPWQLLTEKGQWPGVFATLGELAIVKRRVGGYDGRGQWRLRAGETDQLPDECYGECIVERGINFSGEVSLVGARAHDGSTVFYPLTHNLHQDGILRTSVVFPQANAAQQAQAESMLSAIMQELGYVGVMAMECFVTPDGLLINELAPRVHNSGHWTQNGASISQFELHLRAITGLPLPQPVVNSPSVMINLIGTDLNYDWLKLPLVHLHWYDKEVRPGRKVGHLNLNDSDIPRLSATLEAIVPLLPPEYASGIAWAQATLS
- the purE gene encoding 5-(carboxyamino)imidazole ribonucleotide mutase; the encoded protein is MSSSNNPARVAIVMGSKSDWATMQFAAEIFDILNVPHHVEVVSAHRTPDKLFSFAEGAEENGYQVIIAGAGGAAHLPGMIAAKTLVPVLGVPVQSAALSGVDSLYSIVQMPRGIPVGTLAIGKAGAANAALLAAQILATHDKALHQRLVAWRTAQTDEVLENPDPRGAA